From the genome of Williamwhitmania sp., one region includes:
- a CDS encoding S8 family serine peptidase — protein sequence MQEYWWLDDYGIPTLHSQGFTGKGIKIAVLDTGVCLTHPALKLDKNLLHDVTGSPSGTEDIDGHGTHCIGTINSTSDGNGNLLGIAPDAEIYVCKVTHDIVRDNSYYLKTAIEWAIQQNVDVISISQGFPSNDSDLEQAVKVGIDHGILFICAAGNKPNGFRCDHIYYPAHYNSVISVGAIDQNRMPIASSILTGETTIFAPGDNILSTYINNGYARLTGSSQATPFVAALCALFVEEQRRVNPTYKALQLSPMLLKETDSFQYGKIIAPLKILKTIKP from the coding sequence ATGCAAGAATACTGGTGGCTGGATGACTATGGCATACCCACACTTCATTCCCAGGGGTTTACAGGTAAGGGAATAAAGATAGCCGTGCTGGACACGGGGGTATGCCTAACTCATCCAGCTCTCAAATTGGACAAAAACCTGCTGCACGACGTTACCGGAAGTCCTTCAGGAACCGAAGACATTGACGGGCATGGAACTCACTGCATTGGAACAATCAATTCTACCTCTGACGGAAACGGGAACCTATTGGGTATTGCCCCCGATGCCGAAATTTATGTATGCAAAGTAACTCACGACATTGTCCGCGATAATAGTTATTACCTTAAAACGGCAATTGAATGGGCTATTCAACAAAATGTAGATGTTATATCTATAAGCCAAGGTTTTCCATCAAATGATAGCGACCTCGAACAAGCTGTTAAAGTTGGGATAGACCATGGGATACTTTTTATCTGTGCAGCAGGAAATAAACCCAATGGATTTCGCTGTGACCATATTTACTATCCTGCTCATTACAATTCCGTAATTTCGGTTGGAGCCATCGACCAAAACAGGATGCCCATTGCAAGCTCCATTCTTACGGGCGAGACAACCATCTTTGCACCCGGAGACAATATTCTTTCCACCTACATTAACAACGGGTACGCAAGGCTCACCGGTTCAAGCCAAGCAACCCCGTTTGTTGCTGCCCTCTGTGCCCTTTTCGTTGAGGAGCAACGAAGGGTTAATCCAACTTATAAGGCATTGCAATTAAGTCCCATGTTGTTAAAAGAAACCGACAGTTTTCAGTATGGGAAAATCATCGCTCCTTTAAAAATTCTAAAAACGATAAAGCCATGA